Proteins co-encoded in one Myripristis murdjan chromosome 4, fMyrMur1.1, whole genome shotgun sequence genomic window:
- the hsh2d gene encoding hematopoietic SH2 domain-containing protein homolog, producing the protein MEGGQSQGQHDAAFTWFTEQQRQAVIRNGIIPEWFHGIISRKTAEELLLSKPRGYFLIRVSESRIGYTLSYRAEDRCRHFMIDVLKDGHYVIVGENTQHWSLQDLVDFHRRTPILPFKEVLTVPCGQLSKDRTDYAELLFSQRPLPKPNVSPALNSSTQPNTKSHLKPEEDIPPALPHRPTTLSGPGVLSPNVTKTPTAPSSQPNTLYPCLQDELSHFTAQIPATPVPMPRKKYSANLAQQEQFPELPTRSSAPAQKLNQACTRANAPPEIPSSSRTTERLVTQPTRQEEDHPHNANSQSVVTNLKNLKKKFQRRRSSSEVHTYAEISVEAEERLRGRQGSLEARDTNENTENEYQELPGEHDINGVPFSSTSTAMKQALPQEYLPPPPFAPGY; encoded by the exons ATGGAGGGCGGTCAGTCCCAGGGACAACATGACGCTGCCTTCACCTGGTTCACAGAACAGCAGCGTCAGGCTGTTATCAGGAATGGAATAATCCCAGAATGGTTCCACGGTATAATTTCCAGGAA GACTGCAGAGGAGCTATTGCTGTCTAAGCCTCGAGGCTACTTCCTCATCCGAGTCAGTGAGAGCAGGATTGGCTACACACTGTCATATCG TGCTGAGGACCGTTGCAGACATTTCATGATTGATGTGCTGAAGGACGGCCATTACGTCATTGTAGGTGAAAATACACAACATTGGAGTCTGCAGGACCTGGTGGACTTTCACCGCAGGACTCCTATTTTGCCTTTTAAGGAGGTGCTGACTGTCCCTTGTGGACAG CTATCAAAGGACAGGACTGATtatgcagagctgctgttttccCAAAGGCCTCTACCAAAACCAAACGTCAGTCCAGCACTGAACAGCTCCACACAACCCAACACCAAGAGTCACCTGAAACCAGAGGAAGACATACCCCCTGCCCTGCCTCACCGACCAACCACTCTGAGTGGCCCTGGCGTCCTGTCTCCAAATGTTACCAAGACGCCTACTGCCCCTAGCAGCCAGCCAAACACACTTTATCCTTGTCTGCAAGATGAATTGTCACACTTCACCGCTCAAATTCCAGCCACG CCTGTACCGATGCCCAGGAAGAAATATTCTGCCAACTTGGCCCAACAAGAGCAGTTTCCCGAACTCCCAACGAGGAGCTCTGCGccagcacagaaactgaaccAGGCTTGCACCAGAGCTAATGCTCCACCTGAGATTCCCTCATCATCCAGAACCACAGAGAGACTAGTCACACAGCCaacaagacaggaggaggaccACCCCCACAACGCCAACAGCCAGTCGGTGGTCACCAACCTAAAGAACCTCAAGAAGAAGTTCCAGAGAAGGAGAAGCTCATCAGAGGTGCATACGTACGCTGAGATCAGCGTCGAGGCCgaggagaggctgagagggAGGCAAGGCAGCCTGGAGGCAAGagacacaaatgaaaatactgagAATGAGTACCAGGAGCTTCCAGGGGAGCACGACATCAATGGTGTACCATTTTCCAGCACCAGTACTGCTATGAAACAGGCCTTACCGCAGGAGTACCTGCCACCTCCACCTTTTGCCCCCGGCTACTGA